The following proteins are encoded in a genomic region of uncultured Vibrio sp.:
- a CDS encoding SPOR domain-containing protein, producing the protein MELKKAQHSSRCIQLCLSLGVVLGCAQYSPSVLADEFLCQATQASDKELPKLEQACPIGNGVWGKKVPQGGSDFYWIQCGLLPKPMSLAKAKSLYNQITTDVWMKSEPNGYRCLIGPYTDPAKAAADLRGVKTLPNYKEAFIRVVGKRNVSASKQTKAVTKSVVGNTPAASVSSVRPNTDAFKSPSAAAEKKPVAEKQVTTKPAVQAKPEKRVSSRDGIVVRLKTVLQGKTYVAPYLVDNRNQFYMEYGKPWNRLNYKDASQICQQLDMSLATSEEFKILRASGVMEKNKWPLQLPYWGKGKKGLFTDREPNQLTGTSLLNVMCVK; encoded by the coding sequence ATGGAATTGAAGAAGGCACAACACTCATCACGATGTATCCAATTATGCCTCAGCCTCGGTGTGGTCTTGGGCTGCGCTCAGTATTCTCCTTCTGTTTTGGCTGACGAGTTTCTTTGTCAGGCGACTCAGGCTAGCGACAAAGAGTTACCAAAGCTTGAGCAGGCATGCCCTATTGGAAATGGAGTATGGGGAAAGAAAGTGCCGCAGGGTGGCAGTGATTTCTATTGGATTCAATGTGGTTTGCTGCCAAAGCCGATGTCACTTGCCAAAGCTAAGTCCCTCTATAACCAAATCACCACCGATGTTTGGATGAAATCAGAACCCAACGGCTATCGCTGTCTGATTGGACCGTATACTGACCCAGCTAAGGCTGCGGCTGATTTACGCGGGGTAAAAACCTTGCCTAACTACAAAGAAGCGTTTATTCGCGTGGTTGGGAAGCGTAACGTCTCGGCGTCGAAACAAACCAAGGCTGTGACGAAGTCAGTTGTTGGCAACACGCCTGCTGCCTCGGTTTCGAGTGTACGACCGAACACCGATGCATTTAAATCTCCATCGGCGGCCGCTGAAAAAAAACCTGTCGCAGAGAAGCAAGTTACGACTAAACCAGCAGTTCAAGCTAAGCCGGAAAAGAGAGTATCAAGTCGAGATGGTATTGTGGTTCGCTTAAAAACCGTACTACAGGGTAAAACGTATGTCGCGCCGTACCTGGTTGATAATCGGAACCAGTTTTACATGGAATATGGCAAACCGTGGAACCGCCTCAACTACAAAGACGCATCACAGATATGCCAGCAATTAGACATGTCGTTGGCAACGTCTGAAGAGTTTAAGATATTAAGAGCTTCAGGTGTGATGGAAAAGAATAAATGGCCGCTTCAACTGCCGTATTGGGGCAAAGGTAAGAAAGGTTTGTTTACCGATCGCGAGCCCAACCAATTAACGGGCACCTCGTTACTCAATGTGATGTGTGTGAAGTGA
- a CDS encoding ABC transporter permease — translation MSQSNQVAASEAVPSAWQRFKKSDFLYYFKRDKVAMTSFTVFMVFLVLALAAPILAPTDPYDLTSIDIMDSELPPSWMEEGDERFVLGTDEQGRDILSTILYGSRLSLTIGFLAVGLQLVLGIIIGLSAGYFGGRIDSFLMRFADVQLSFSTMMVAIIVSAIFKASFGSDFYSQYAVVMLVVIIGVAEWPQYARTIRASVLAEKKKEYVEAARVMGFKAPRIMFRHILPNCLSPILVISTVQVANAIMSEAALSFLGLGLPVDQPSLGALISIGFNYIFSGAWWITAFPGVVLVTLVLVINLLGDWLRDVFNPKLYKG, via the coding sequence ATGAGCCAATCAAATCAAGTTGCAGCTTCTGAAGCCGTTCCTTCAGCGTGGCAGCGTTTTAAAAAGTCAGATTTTCTGTACTACTTTAAACGTGACAAAGTTGCGATGACAAGTTTCACGGTGTTTATGGTGTTCTTGGTATTAGCTCTTGCGGCACCTATTCTGGCACCAACCGATCCATATGACCTGACGTCTATCGATATTATGGATTCTGAACTTCCTCCATCTTGGATGGAAGAAGGCGATGAGCGTTTTGTTCTGGGTACGGATGAGCAAGGCCGTGACATTTTATCGACGATTCTTTATGGCTCGCGCTTATCACTGACCATCGGTTTTCTGGCAGTTGGCCTGCAGTTGGTTCTGGGGATCATCATTGGCCTGTCAGCAGGTTACTTCGGTGGCCGTATCGACAGCTTCTTAATGCGTTTTGCTGATGTTCAGCTTTCGTTCTCAACCATGATGGTAGCGATCATCGTTTCGGCGATTTTCAAAGCCAGCTTTGGTAGTGACTTCTACAGCCAATATGCAGTGGTCATGCTGGTGGTCATCATCGGTGTGGCAGAATGGCCGCAGTACGCCCGTACCATTCGTGCATCGGTACTGGCTGAGAAGAAAAAAGAGTACGTAGAAGCGGCACGCGTGATGGGCTTTAAAGCACCACGCATCATGTTCCGCCATATCCTGCCGAACTGTCTGTCGCCAATATTGGTTATCTCGACGGTTCAGGTAGCAAACGCCATCATGTCAGAAGCAGCGCTGTCATTCCTTGGCTTAGGTCTACCTGTAGATCAGCCGTCTCTGGGTGCGTTAATCAGTATCGGCTTTAACTACATCTTCTCAGGGGCTTGGTGGATCACCGCTTTCCCTGGTGTTGTGTTGGTCACATTGGTGCTGGTTATCAACCTATTGGGTGACTGGTTACGTGATGTATTTAACCCGAAATTGTATAAAGGTTAA
- a CDS encoding ABC transporter permease — protein sequence MFSFLVKRLFQALIVMFVISLVAFAIQDNLGDPLRELVGQSVSESERQALRDELGLNDPFITKYTRFVGNALQGDLGTSYFFKRPAVDVILDKLVATLELVFGATLIIIALSIPLGVYSAIHPKSIFTKFVMAMSSVGISIPVFLTAIMLMYVFSIELGWLPSYGRGETSNLLGWESGFFTLDGLKHLILPCISLASIMLPLFIRLVRSEMLEVLSSEYIKFAKAKGLNLQKIYYQHALKNTMLPVLTVGGVQIGTMVAYTILTETVFQWPGTGFLFLEAINRVDTPLITAYVIFVGLIFVVTNTIVDLLYGIINPTVNLTGKGA from the coding sequence ATGTTTTCGTTTCTGGTCAAGCGCCTGTTTCAGGCACTGATAGTGATGTTTGTGATCAGTTTGGTGGCGTTTGCCATTCAGGATAACCTGGGTGACCCGCTGCGTGAGCTTGTAGGTCAGTCGGTTTCGGAGTCGGAGCGTCAAGCGCTGCGTGATGAACTGGGCCTGAACGATCCCTTTATCACAAAGTACACTCGCTTTGTCGGTAATGCACTGCAAGGTGATTTGGGTACTTCATACTTTTTCAAGCGTCCAGCGGTTGATGTCATTCTTGACAAGCTGGTGGCGACACTTGAGCTCGTGTTTGGCGCGACGCTCATTATTATTGCTTTGTCAATACCATTAGGGGTGTATTCCGCGATCCACCCGAAAAGTATCTTCACCAAATTTGTTATGGCGATGAGTAGTGTCGGCATTTCGATTCCGGTTTTCCTGACCGCAATCATGCTGATGTACGTCTTCTCCATTGAGCTCGGTTGGCTGCCTTCCTACGGGCGGGGTGAAACATCGAATCTTCTCGGTTGGGAGTCGGGCTTCTTTACTCTTGACGGTCTCAAGCACCTGATCCTGCCATGTATCTCGCTGGCTTCTATCATGCTACCGCTGTTTATTCGTCTGGTTCGTTCAGAAATGCTGGAAGTACTGAGCTCTGAGTACATCAAGTTCGCAAAAGCGAAAGGCTTGAACTTACAAAAAATTTATTATCAACATGCACTGAAAAACACCATGCTGCCAGTATTGACCGTTGGTGGTGTACAAATTGGTACTATGGTGGCATACACCATCCTAACCGAAACTGTATTCCAATGGCCGGGTACGGGTTTCCTTTTCCTAGAAGCGATTAACCGTGTAGATACGCCGCTAATCACTGCCTACGTTATTTTTGTTGGTCTGATCTTCGTGGTAACCAATACCATCGTTGACTTGCTGTACGGCATCATCAACCCAACTGTGAACCTAACTGGAAAAGGAGCTTAA
- a CDS encoding ABC transporter substrate-binding protein — MKTMKSKLAVALIAAGLSFNSLAADIKVGYAADPVSLDPHEQLSGGTLQMSHMVFDPLVRFTQEMDFEPRLAESWERINDTTVRFKLREGVKFHSGNTMTADDVVWTFERLQNSPDFKSIFEPYEKIVKVDDNTVDLVTKGPYPLVLQTATYIFPMDSKFYTGKTEDGKDKSELVKHGNSFASTHVSGTGPFIVTSREQGVKVEFERFKDYWDKESKGNVDKLTLVPIKEDATRVAALLSGGVDMIHPVAPNDHQRVKDAEGIDLVTLPGTRIITLQMNQNSNEALKDVRVRQAIVHAINNEGIVKKIMKGFATAAGQQSPAGYVGHNEKLVPRYDLKKAKELMKEAGYEDGLTLTMIAPNNRYVNDAKVAQAAAAMLSKIGIKVDLKTMPKAQYWPEFDLCSADMLMIGWHSDTEDSANFNEFLTMTRNEETGRGQYNCGHYSNPEMDKVVEAANVETDPAKRAEMLKGVEATLYNDAAFVPLHWQSEAWGAKSNVKAADIVNPMVMPYFGDLVVE, encoded by the coding sequence ATGAAAACCATGAAAAGCAAATTAGCAGTGGCGCTAATCGCTGCGGGACTAAGTTTTAACTCGTTAGCAGCAGACATTAAAGTTGGCTACGCTGCTGACCCGGTATCGCTTGACCCGCACGAGCAGTTATCTGGCGGTACACTGCAAATGTCACACATGGTATTTGACCCACTGGTTCGTTTCACTCAGGAAATGGATTTTGAACCTCGCCTGGCAGAAAGCTGGGAGCGTATTAACGATACAACAGTACGTTTCAAACTGCGTGAAGGTGTGAAGTTCCACTCTGGTAACACAATGACTGCAGATGACGTTGTATGGACATTTGAGCGTCTGCAAAACTCTCCAGACTTTAAATCTATCTTCGAACCGTACGAAAAAATCGTTAAAGTTGATGACAATACCGTTGATCTTGTAACGAAAGGTCCTTACCCACTTGTGCTGCAAACGGCAACGTACATCTTCCCGATGGACAGCAAGTTCTACACGGGTAAGACAGAAGACGGCAAAGACAAATCTGAGCTAGTGAAGCATGGTAACTCATTTGCATCAACTCATGTTTCTGGTACTGGTCCATTCATTGTGACATCACGTGAGCAGGGTGTAAAAGTAGAATTTGAACGCTTCAAAGACTACTGGGACAAAGAGTCAAAAGGTAACGTTGATAAGCTAACGCTAGTACCGATCAAAGAAGATGCGACCCGTGTTGCTGCACTACTTTCTGGTGGTGTAGATATGATTCACCCAGTCGCGCCAAACGATCACCAACGTGTGAAAGACGCGGAAGGTATCGACTTGGTCACACTACCTGGTACTCGTATCATCACGCTACAAATGAACCAAAACAGCAACGAAGCACTGAAAGATGTTCGCGTTCGCCAGGCGATTGTGCATGCCATCAACAACGAAGGCATCGTGAAGAAAATCATGAAAGGCTTCGCTACGGCTGCAGGCCAGCAAAGCCCGGCAGGTTACGTTGGTCATAACGAAAAACTGGTTCCTCGCTACGATCTGAAGAAAGCAAAAGAGCTGATGAAAGAAGCAGGCTACGAGGACGGCTTGACGCTAACCATGATTGCGCCAAACAACCGTTACGTCAACGATGCAAAAGTAGCACAAGCGGCGGCGGCGATGCTGTCTAAGATCGGTATCAAGGTTGATCTGAAGACAATGCCTAAAGCGCAATACTGGCCAGAGTTTGATTTATGTTCAGCAGACATGCTGATGATCGGCTGGCACTCAGATACTGAAGATTCTGCAAACTTCAACGAGTTCCTAACCATGACTCGCAACGAAGAAACTGGTCGTGGTCAGTACAACTGTGGTCACTACTCAAACCCAGAAATGGATAAAGTAGTAGAAGCGGCTAACGTTGAAACGGATCCAGCGAAACGTGCAGAGATGCTAAAAGGTGTAGAAGCAACGCTATACAACGACGCAGCATTCGTACCACTACACTGGCAAAGTGAAGCGTGGGGCGCGAAGTCTAACGTGAAAGCGGCAGACATCGTGAACCCAATGGTTATGCCTTACTTTGGCGACCTAGTGGTTGAATAA
- a CDS encoding ABC transporter ATP-binding protein, translating into MSLLEVKNLRIEYPSRHGVHAAVKSLSFQIERGEIVGVVGESGAGKSTVGNAVIDLLSPPGRVASGDVFLDGEKISGLSPEAMRKVRGSKIGFIFQDPMTSLNPLFTVEQQLKETIHANMKVSDEEAYQRALSLMQQVGIPQPENRLKQYPHQFSGGMRQRVVIAIALAGEPDLIIADEPTTALDVSIQDQILNLIRELCVKNNVGCMLVTHDMGVVSNVTDRVAVMYRGDLVEFGPTAKVLGNPDHSYTRSLISAVPRSDRKLDRFPLVSYIEEAAEMEPIDIKNHWLGQSQDQREYTGPLLDVKNVNLRFVTKDSLFESRREYVQASNNVSFEVHEGETFGLVGESGSGKSTIARVIAGLYEPNSGQVKFEGLDLTAMKSEKERRPVRRQMQMVFQNPYTSMNPRMKVADIIAEPIRFHKLTKNEAETRQIVNDLLDHVGLGRMAGLKYPHEFSGGQRQRISIARALATRPRLLICDEPTSALDVSVQAQILNLLKDLQSELNLTMLFISHDLPVIRQMCDRVGVMQMGTLLEVAPTEQLFTAPQHEYSKKLISLMPEFTGLREEIKSA; encoded by the coding sequence ATGTCACTATTAGAAGTGAAAAACCTTCGTATTGAGTATCCATCCCGACACGGTGTTCACGCAGCCGTGAAATCTCTTTCGTTCCAAATTGAACGTGGTGAGATTGTGGGTGTTGTTGGCGAATCAGGTGCGGGTAAATCCACCGTTGGGAACGCTGTTATTGATTTGCTTAGTCCTCCGGGTCGCGTTGCTAGTGGCGACGTATTTCTGGATGGAGAAAAGATTTCCGGTTTATCCCCGGAAGCGATGCGTAAGGTGCGTGGTTCGAAAATAGGCTTTATTTTCCAGGATCCAATGACCTCTCTTAACCCTCTGTTTACGGTTGAGCAGCAGCTTAAAGAAACCATTCATGCCAACATGAAAGTGTCGGATGAAGAGGCGTATCAACGTGCGCTTTCTCTAATGCAGCAAGTGGGCATCCCTCAACCAGAAAACCGTCTCAAACAGTACCCTCACCAATTTTCAGGCGGTATGCGTCAGCGTGTGGTTATTGCCATTGCTCTGGCTGGTGAGCCTGATCTGATCATTGCCGATGAACCGACGACGGCTCTGGATGTTTCAATCCAAGACCAAATCCTGAACCTGATTCGTGAATTGTGCGTTAAGAACAACGTTGGTTGTATGCTGGTGACACACGATATGGGGGTGGTGTCGAACGTCACTGACCGTGTGGCGGTCATGTACCGGGGTGACCTGGTTGAATTTGGCCCAACAGCAAAAGTACTGGGTAACCCAGATCATTCCTACACTCGCAGCTTGATCTCCGCAGTTCCTCGCTCAGACAGAAAGCTCGATCGTTTCCCTCTGGTAAGCTACATCGAAGAAGCGGCAGAAATGGAGCCGATCGATATTAAGAACCATTGGCTGGGACAAAGTCAGGATCAACGTGAATACACTGGCCCGTTGTTGGACGTGAAAAACGTTAATCTGCGCTTTGTCACCAAAGACTCTTTGTTTGAAAGCCGCCGCGAGTACGTACAAGCGTCGAATAATGTCAGCTTTGAAGTGCACGAAGGTGAGACCTTTGGTCTGGTGGGTGAGTCTGGCTCTGGTAAATCGACGATTGCGCGTGTTATTGCTGGATTGTATGAACCAAACTCCGGTCAGGTGAAGTTTGAAGGCCTTGACCTGACGGCAATGAAGTCAGAAAAAGAGCGTCGCCCAGTTCGCCGTCAAATGCAGATGGTGTTCCAGAACCCTTATACGTCGATGAACCCTCGTATGAAGGTGGCCGATATCATTGCTGAGCCAATTCGTTTCCATAAGCTGACTAAAAATGAAGCAGAAACACGCCAAATCGTGAATGACTTGCTTGATCACGTTGGTTTGGGACGTATGGCTGGTCTGAAGTATCCACACGAATTCTCAGGTGGTCAGCGTCAGCGTATTTCTATTGCACGTGCGCTGGCAACCCGACCTCGCCTTTTGATCTGTGACGAGCCGACTTCTGCGTTGGATGTTTCGGTACAGGCACAGATTCTCAACTTGCTTAAAGATCTGCAAAGTGAGCTGAACTTGACTATGTTGTTTATCAGTCACGACTTACCGGTCATTCGTCAGATGTGTGACCGAGTCGGTGTCATGCAGATGGGTACGCTACTGGAAGTGGCACCAACGGAGCAGCTGTTTACCGCTCCTCAGCATGAATACAGCAAGAAACTGATCTCTCTGATGCCAGAATTTACTGGATTAAGAGAAGAGATTAAATCGGCATAA
- a CDS encoding HAD-IA family hydrolase produces MLKAIFFDMDETLCGTSQADKVAGQAFANWMKTTYPQIADANAFLQRYLQGVYKKLNAEFPQLVALLPDENAFRCGLIQTILAEQGIEISAEQAQQAQSFFDSARMNAFSFLPGVKEMLAELRQHYTLVVITNGPVFSQHPKLAATEMSEWVDHIIVGGEEPEEKPAASIFHKALKLADVKPEEALHIGDSLAADIAGANDMDILSVWVNPKGSDNPTDIEPDYEVKDTVELKEILKTLAQ; encoded by the coding sequence GTGCTGAAAGCGATTTTTTTTGATATGGACGAGACTTTATGTGGCACATCTCAGGCCGATAAAGTGGCAGGGCAAGCATTTGCAAATTGGATGAAAACAACCTACCCACAGATCGCGGATGCTAATGCCTTCTTACAGCGCTACTTACAAGGTGTGTATAAAAAGCTCAATGCAGAGTTTCCTCAGCTTGTCGCCTTACTGCCGGATGAAAATGCATTCCGTTGCGGCCTGATACAAACCATCCTAGCAGAGCAAGGGATAGAAATAAGTGCCGAACAAGCCCAACAAGCGCAAAGCTTTTTTGACTCTGCACGTATGAATGCATTCTCCTTCCTACCTGGGGTAAAAGAGATGCTGGCTGAACTACGTCAGCACTACACTCTCGTCGTGATCACTAACGGTCCAGTCTTCTCTCAGCATCCTAAACTGGCGGCAACAGAGATGAGTGAGTGGGTCGATCACATTATTGTCGGTGGCGAAGAACCTGAAGAAAAGCCAGCGGCAAGTATCTTTCACAAGGCGCTCAAGCTAGCAGATGTTAAACCAGAAGAGGCGCTTCATATTGGTGACTCCTTAGCAGCAGACATTGCAGGCGCGAACGACATGGATATTCTCAGCGTTTGGGTGAATCCAAAAGGTAGCGATAATCCAACGGATATTGAGCCAGACTACGAAGTCAAAGACACCGTAGAGCTAAAAGAAATTCTCAAAACACTCGCTCAGTAG